A genomic segment from Halomicroarcula saliterrae encodes:
- a CDS encoding thioredoxin family protein, translating into MAVTLKDFYADWCGPCKTQDPILEDLEEEWGDVEFEKIDVDEEQDVANEYQVRSLPTLIVENDDGIVERFVGVTQAEDIEDALTQASA; encoded by the coding sequence ATGGCTGTCACGCTAAAGGACTTCTACGCCGATTGGTGCGGCCCCTGCAAGACACAGGACCCCATCCTCGAGGACTTAGAGGAGGAGTGGGGCGACGTCGAGTTCGAGAAGATCGACGTCGACGAGGAACAGGACGTGGCCAACGAGTACCAGGTCCGGTCGCTCCCGACGCTCATCGTCGAGAACGACGACGGCATCGTCGAGCGGTTCGTCGGCGTCACGCAGGCCGAGGACATCGAGGACGCGCTGACGCAGGCCTCCGCGTAG
- the uvrA gene encoding excinuclease ABC subunit UvrA — MSKDVIEVTGAEEHNLKDVDVEIPREELTVVTGLSGSGKSSLAFETVYAEGQRRYIESLSAYARNFLGQMDKPQVENVEGLSPAISIDQKNAANNPRSTVGTVTELHDYLRLLYARVGVPHCPECGREVGEQSAQNMVTRLLELPDGTRAKLCAPVVRDQKGAFEDLFDDLVGEGYSRVEVDGEEYDLTMDRPDLDENYDHTVDVVVDRVKISTEARSRINDSVETALGEADGTLKVVLPDPPEGAADALGGATARATGDLAEAEESTDERLVVELSEELACTHCGIDISEVETRSFSFNSPHGACPECEGLGETKEVSEELVIRDSSKPLKHVFEPWSYDRTYYSRQLDNVAEHFGVSLSTPFEEVDESIRRQFLYGTDDLVHFEWRTKNGTREKNERFEGVIPNLERRHVETDSDRAREHIEEFMATTECPACEGTRLKTESRAVLVDGTAITEVNELSIGDALAHFEGLEADLSARDKKIAEEILKEIRARLGFMEEVGLEYLTLDREASTLSGGESQRIRLATQIGSGLVGVLYVLDEPSIGLHQRDNDKLLNTLEELRDLGNTLIVVEHDTETMRRADTVIDMGPGPGKRGGEVVVNGPQEVLMETDESVTGKYLSGERTIPVPEERREGDGAHITVRGARQHNLRDLNVDFPLGTFTAITGVSGSGKSTLMHDILYKGLVRRMNDTDVNPGEHDDIDGIEHIETVRLIDQSPIGRTPRSNPATYTNVFDHIRELFAETSLAKQRGYEKGRFSFNVKGGRCEACGGQGTVTIDMNFLSDVQVPCEECNGARYNDETLDVTYKGATIADVLEMSVEEAYDFFESHSGIRRRLQLLKDVGLDYMTLGQPSTTLSGGEAQRVKLAEELGKKDSGETLYLLDEPTTGLHPEDERKLIDVLHRLTDDGNTVVVIEHELDLVKNADHVIDLGPEGGEGGGDLVGEGTPEEVARTEESYTGRYLRDHLPAVDLEGPRAERDGKAAAKADDD, encoded by the coding sequence ATGAGTAAGGACGTCATCGAGGTCACCGGCGCAGAGGAACACAACCTCAAAGACGTCGACGTGGAGATTCCCCGGGAGGAACTCACCGTCGTCACGGGGCTGTCGGGGTCGGGGAAGTCGTCACTGGCCTTCGAGACGGTGTACGCCGAGGGCCAGCGACGGTACATCGAGTCGCTGTCGGCCTACGCCCGGAACTTCCTCGGGCAGATGGACAAGCCCCAGGTCGAGAACGTCGAGGGGCTCTCGCCGGCTATCTCCATCGACCAGAAGAACGCCGCGAACAACCCCCGCTCGACGGTGGGCACTGTGACGGAGCTCCACGACTACCTCCGCTTGCTGTACGCCCGCGTCGGCGTCCCACACTGCCCGGAGTGTGGCCGCGAGGTCGGCGAGCAGTCCGCCCAGAACATGGTCACCCGGCTGCTGGAACTGCCCGACGGGACCCGTGCGAAGCTGTGTGCACCGGTCGTCAGGGACCAGAAGGGGGCCTTCGAGGACCTCTTCGACGACCTCGTCGGCGAGGGGTATTCCCGCGTCGAGGTCGACGGCGAGGAGTACGACCTCACCATGGACAGACCCGACCTCGACGAGAACTACGACCACACGGTCGACGTGGTGGTCGACCGCGTGAAGATATCGACCGAGGCCCGGTCGCGCATCAACGACTCCGTGGAGACGGCGCTCGGCGAGGCCGACGGGACCCTCAAAGTCGTCCTGCCGGACCCGCCGGAGGGCGCCGCCGACGCGCTGGGCGGGGCGACCGCTCGGGCGACCGGCGACCTCGCCGAGGCCGAGGAGTCGACGGACGAGCGCCTCGTCGTCGAGCTCTCGGAGGAACTCGCCTGCACGCACTGCGGTATCGACATCTCCGAGGTCGAGACCCGCTCGTTCTCGTTTAACTCCCCTCACGGCGCCTGCCCCGAGTGTGAGGGGCTGGGCGAGACCAAGGAGGTCAGCGAGGAGCTGGTTATCCGGGACTCCTCGAAGCCACTGAAACACGTCTTCGAGCCCTGGAGCTACGACCGGACCTACTACTCCAGACAGCTCGACAACGTCGCCGAGCACTTCGGCGTCTCGCTGTCGACGCCCTTCGAGGAGGTAGACGAGTCGATTCGGCGCCAGTTCCTCTACGGCACCGACGACCTGGTCCACTTCGAGTGGCGCACGAAGAACGGCACGCGCGAGAAGAACGAGCGCTTCGAGGGCGTCATCCCGAACCTCGAACGCCGCCACGTCGAGACGGACTCCGACCGCGCCCGCGAGCACATCGAGGAGTTCATGGCGACGACGGAGTGCCCGGCGTGTGAGGGCACCCGTCTCAAGACCGAGTCCCGCGCCGTCCTCGTCGACGGCACCGCCATCACCGAGGTGAACGAGCTGTCCATCGGCGACGCGCTGGCCCACTTCGAGGGGCTGGAAGCGGACCTCTCGGCCCGCGACAAGAAAATCGCCGAGGAGATTCTGAAAGAGATCCGCGCCCGGCTGGGGTTCATGGAGGAGGTCGGTCTGGAGTATCTGACGCTGGACCGCGAGGCGTCGACGCTCTCGGGCGGGGAGAGCCAGCGAATCCGCCTCGCCACCCAGATCGGGTCGGGGCTGGTCGGCGTGCTGTACGTGCTGGACGAGCCCTCCATCGGGCTCCACCAGCGGGACAACGACAAACTGCTGAACACCCTCGAAGAGCTTCGCGACCTCGGGAACACGCTCATCGTCGTCGAACACGACACCGAGACGATGCGGCGGGCCGACACGGTCATCGACATGGGGCCGGGGCCGGGCAAGCGCGGCGGCGAAGTCGTCGTCAACGGGCCACAGGAAGTGCTGATGGAGACCGACGAGTCGGTCACCGGGAAGTATCTCTCGGGCGAGCGGACGATTCCGGTGCCCGAGGAGCGCCGCGAGGGCGACGGGGCCCACATCACGGTACGGGGCGCTCGCCAGCACAACCTCCGTGACCTGAACGTCGACTTCCCGCTTGGCACGTTCACGGCGATTACGGGCGTCTCCGGCTCCGGGAAGTCCACGCTGATGCACGACATCCTGTACAAGGGGCTGGTCCGACGGATGAACGACACCGACGTGAACCCCGGCGAGCACGACGACATCGACGGCATCGAGCACATCGAGACCGTGCGGCTCATCGACCAGTCGCCCATCGGCCGCACCCCGCGGTCGAACCCGGCGACCTACACCAACGTCTTCGACCATATCCGCGAACTGTTCGCGGAAACCAGCCTCGCCAAACAGCGGGGCTACGAGAAGGGGCGATTCTCGTTCAACGTCAAGGGCGGCCGGTGTGAGGCCTGTGGCGGGCAGGGCACCGTCACCATCGACATGAACTTCCTCTCCGACGTGCAGGTCCCCTGCGAGGAGTGCAACGGGGCCCGCTACAACGACGAGACCCTCGATGTCACCTACAAGGGCGCGACCATCGCGGACGTGCTGGAGATGAGCGTCGAGGAGGCCTACGACTTCTTCGAGAGCCACAGCGGCATCCGCCGCCGGCTGCAGCTCCTGAAAGACGTTGGACTGGACTACATGACGCTCGGCCAGCCCTCGACAACGCTCTCGGGCGGCGAGGCCCAGCGGGTGAAACTCGCCGAGGAGCTCGGGAAGAAGGACTCGGGCGAGACGCTGTACCTGCTCGACGAGCCGACGACCGGCCTCCACCCGGAGGACGAGCGCAAGCTCATCGACGTGCTCCACCGGCTCACCGACGACGGCAACACCGTCGTGGTCATCGAGCACGAGCTCGACCTCGTGAAAAACGCCGACCACGTCATCGACCTCGGCCCCGAGGGCGGCGAAGGCGGCGGCGACCTCGTCGGCGAAGGGACGCCCGAGGAAGTGGCGCGGACCGAGGAGTCCTACACCGGGCGATATCTGCGTGACCACCTGCCCGCGGTCGACCTGGAGGGGCCACGCGCCGAGCGGGACGGGAAGGCGGCGGCGAAGGCCGACGACGACTAG
- a CDS encoding UPF0175 family protein — protein sequence MSKRMNHDESERIRTAFRLYEIGEFGMRDAAAFAGLGIGEMMTEANERDIPSNYDGAELADDVEALR from the coding sequence GTGAGCAAACGCATGAACCACGACGAGTCAGAGCGCATCCGCACCGCTTTCCGGCTGTACGAGATCGGCGAGTTCGGAATGCGTGACGCGGCTGCTTTCGCCGGGCTCGGCATCGGGGAGATGATGACCGAAGCGAACGAGCGTGACATCCCGTCGAACTACGACGGCGCCGAACTGGCCGACGACGTCGAGGCGCTGCGCTGA
- a CDS encoding LURP-one-related/scramblase family protein has protein sequence MSQQERSYDIQGIELTDDKYVVEQSLIRNKYKAMDKAGNVVIRGKQKMFKLKEEFPFVDAEGNEVFTVKAGGMLDVAGNYVLSDAQTGEEVVILDNDYSLLQDTWKIRDARTEAKIAEINSQGALVTIARNVIPFGGWIPHKYEITDVDGNHVGNIDGQFSLKDRYEITIDDSTTVPKEPIIAAAMVIDAIQGN, from the coding sequence ATGAGCCAGCAGGAGCGGTCCTACGACATTCAGGGCATCGAGCTGACCGACGACAAGTACGTCGTCGAACAGAGCCTCATCCGAAACAAGTACAAGGCGATGGACAAGGCCGGGAACGTCGTCATCCGGGGGAAACAGAAGATGTTCAAGCTCAAAGAGGAGTTCCCCTTCGTCGACGCCGAGGGCAACGAGGTGTTCACTGTCAAGGCCGGCGGCATGCTCGACGTGGCCGGTAACTACGTGCTGAGCGACGCCCAGACCGGCGAGGAGGTCGTCATCCTCGACAACGACTACTCCCTCCTGCAGGACACCTGGAAGATTCGCGACGCCCGGACCGAGGCCAAAATCGCCGAGATAAACTCCCAGGGCGCGCTCGTGACTATCGCCCGCAACGTCATTCCCTTCGGCGGCTGGATTCCCCACAAGTACGAGATCACGGACGTCGACGGCAACCACGTCGGCAACATCGACGGCCAGTTCTCGCTGAAGGACCGCTACGAGATCACCATCGACGACTCCACGACCGTCCCGAAAGAGCCCATCATCGCCGCGGCGATGGTCATCGACGCGATTCAGGGGAACTAG
- a CDS encoding preprotein translocase subunit Sec61beta has product MSSDSGGLMSSAGLVRYFDAEDQNTIRIDPRTIVAFGVLFGALVLVLNAIIQTGSGL; this is encoded by the coding sequence ATGAGCAGCGACAGCGGCGGACTGATGTCGAGTGCCGGACTGGTCCGGTACTTCGACGCCGAGGACCAGAACACTATCCGAATCGACCCGCGTACTATCGTCGCCTTCGGTGTCCTCTTTGGCGCGCTCGTGCTCGTCCTGAACGCCATTATCCAGACCGGCAGCGGCCTGTAG
- the npdG gene encoding NADPH-dependent F420 reductase — protein sequence MDIALLGGTGDIGEGLALRWADDTNHTVIVGSRDADKAAAKAEEYEAELDSRGREVEIAGLANEDATARADVVVTAVPAYHLTDTVEAVADELGDAILVSPAVGMKRDEDGFHYNRPGVGSVTQLAAKAAPDGTPVVGAFHNLAAGRLADLEAELEWDTIVVGDDRDAKATVSELAEGIEGLRALDGGPLANAAEVEGLTPLLINVARHNDGLHDLGVQFR from the coding sequence ATGGATATCGCGTTACTCGGCGGCACCGGCGACATCGGTGAAGGGCTCGCCCTGCGCTGGGCGGACGACACGAACCACACCGTCATCGTCGGCTCGCGTGACGCCGACAAGGCCGCGGCGAAAGCCGAGGAGTACGAGGCGGAACTGGACAGCCGCGGCCGCGAAGTCGAGATAGCCGGGCTGGCAAACGAGGACGCCACCGCTCGCGCCGACGTGGTCGTGACGGCCGTCCCGGCCTACCACCTCACGGACACCGTCGAGGCGGTCGCCGACGAGCTCGGCGACGCTATCCTCGTCTCCCCCGCCGTCGGGATGAAACGCGACGAGGACGGGTTCCACTACAACCGCCCCGGCGTCGGCAGCGTCACCCAGCTCGCCGCGAAGGCCGCCCCCGATGGGACGCCCGTCGTCGGCGCGTTCCACAACCTCGCGGCCGGCCGGCTGGCCGACCTCGAAGCGGAGCTGGAGTGGGACACCATCGTCGTCGGCGACGACAGGGACGCGAAGGCGACCGTCTCCGAACTCGCCGAGGGCATCGAGGGTCTGCGCGCGCTCGACGGCGGCCCGCTCGCCAACGCCGCCGAGGTCGAGGGGCTGACCCCGCTGCTCATCAACGTCGCCCGCCACAACGACGGCCTGCACGACCTGGGCGTGCAGTTCCGCTAG
- a CDS encoding DUF7532 family protein: MHFTQREQAALREAGMDQETIAGASEAVVAATSEAADELEAFFADMETVYSDMDIAHSSSDIQEHALDYVDLYTHAGDIRGYVRFDTWGVPVEGGRVLTDGKVELTLGPTVDGRVRFAGDEDAL; this comes from the coding sequence ATGCACTTCACGCAGCGCGAACAGGCCGCGCTCCGCGAGGCCGGGATGGACCAGGAGACCATCGCTGGGGCCTCCGAGGCGGTCGTCGCAGCGACCAGCGAGGCGGCCGACGAACTCGAAGCGTTCTTCGCCGACATGGAGACGGTGTACTCGGATATGGACATCGCTCACAGCAGCAGCGATATCCAGGAACACGCCCTCGACTACGTCGACCTGTACACCCACGCGGGCGACATCCGCGGCTACGTCCGCTTCGACACGTGGGGCGTCCCGGTCGAGGGCGGGCGGGTGTTGACCGACGGGAAAGTCGAGTTGACGCTGGGGCCGACGGTCGACGGGCGGGTCCGTTTTGCCGGCGACGAGGACGCTCTATGA
- the fer gene encoding ferredoxin Fer, with the protein MASPYEILGVDPDADEAEIVDAYRERVKETHPDQGGSTEAFLAVKTAFERIENGWRPGDAVPESDVPGAPTGTTDADEAAGPAEPSEPEGVRVEYLNYEVMADKLWELTDDDLFEKAADGGLTPEDYGEFYVRDSESLLEAAERQGYAWPFACRGGACTNCAVAVVEGEMPSPSSHILPKELHDRGIRLSCIVAPETDAKIVYNVKHLPAVQDLLLPASRFEASSSTD; encoded by the coding sequence GTGGCGTCCCCATACGAGATTCTCGGCGTCGACCCCGACGCGGACGAGGCCGAGATAGTCGATGCCTACCGGGAGCGCGTCAAGGAGACCCATCCGGACCAGGGCGGGTCGACAGAGGCGTTCCTCGCAGTGAAAACTGCCTTCGAGCGCATCGAGAACGGCTGGCGACCCGGCGACGCCGTCCCGGAGAGCGACGTGCCCGGAGCGCCGACGGGGACCACGGACGCCGACGAGGCGGCCGGCCCAGCGGAGCCCTCGGAGCCCGAGGGCGTCAGGGTCGAGTATCTGAACTACGAGGTGATGGCGGACAAGCTGTGGGAGCTGACCGACGACGACCTCTTCGAGAAGGCGGCCGACGGCGGGCTCACCCCCGAGGACTACGGGGAGTTCTACGTCCGGGACAGCGAGTCGCTGCTGGAGGCCGCCGAGCGCCAGGGGTACGCCTGGCCCTTCGCCTGTCGAGGCGGGGCCTGCACGAACTGCGCCGTCGCCGTCGTCGAGGGGGAGATGCCCTCGCCGTCGAGCCATATCCTGCCGAAGGAGCTCCACGACCGCGGCATCCGCCTCTCCTGTATCGTCGCGCCGGAGACGGACGCGAAAATCGTCTACAACGTCAAACACCTGCCGGCGGTCCAGGACCTCCTGCTTCCGGCCAGCCGGTTCGAGGCGTCGTCGTCGACCGATTGA
- a CDS encoding DUF402 domain-containing protein: MSVRVRGIYATALTRLLTDAGVDVVQASGPIAARFDDEFAVARAGATVETTDDGQGVGVSGDRETVQRVLGELRGVGRDTLAWADPLPEGAVYAGEVTETLGSGAVVDCGDGEGFLPYSNSDDRVETGDRVQVQVVDGAAPWTDGRPVLDGTVAVRGELLTLSRGGTNTATATGPAMLDVVAADPREGWGVSWEAASDDAGFDALAAALEAANERAAAIDDALGAAEPVGEGEPRRQADGGRTTWVWFGRESRFALDGTRRQVTTTMRGHHRVKAGSRSASAAVDYVEALCDEPGSDAETDFPFAVTARQFGPQTGGSLTLGHGKPDGRLITLGRADVQSVDPDGTVTVEREMSAGGSYDALGVPKEAGDVAETKLKEGRWWYPTVYRDSEGATKGTYVNVCTPVEIFPDTARYVDLHVDVVKHADGTVERVDDDELDAAVAAGDVPEELAEQARSVAAAVASALS, translated from the coding sequence ATGAGCGTCCGGGTCAGGGGAATCTACGCGACGGCGCTGACCCGGCTGTTGACCGACGCCGGCGTCGACGTGGTGCAGGCCTCCGGTCCGATAGCGGCGCGCTTCGACGACGAGTTCGCGGTGGCACGGGCCGGCGCGACCGTCGAGACGACCGACGACGGGCAGGGCGTCGGCGTCAGCGGGGACCGCGAGACGGTCCAGCGAGTGCTCGGGGAGCTCCGCGGGGTGGGTCGGGACACGCTGGCGTGGGCCGACCCGCTCCCCGAGGGGGCCGTCTACGCCGGCGAGGTGACCGAGACGCTGGGGAGCGGCGCCGTCGTCGACTGCGGCGACGGCGAGGGGTTTCTCCCCTACTCGAACAGCGACGACCGCGTCGAGACCGGCGATCGGGTGCAGGTGCAGGTAGTCGACGGGGCCGCGCCGTGGACGGACGGCCGGCCGGTGCTCGACGGGACCGTCGCCGTCCGGGGCGAGCTGTTGACCCTGTCCCGTGGCGGGACGAACACGGCGACGGCGACCGGGCCGGCGATGCTCGACGTCGTCGCCGCCGACCCGCGGGAGGGGTGGGGCGTCTCGTGGGAAGCGGCCAGCGACGACGCCGGGTTCGACGCGCTCGCGGCGGCGCTGGAAGCGGCCAACGAGCGGGCGGCGGCCATCGACGACGCGCTCGGCGCTGCCGAGCCCGTCGGCGAGGGCGAGCCGCGCCGACAGGCCGACGGCGGACGGACGACCTGGGTGTGGTTCGGCCGGGAGAGCCGCTTCGCGCTGGACGGGACGCGCCGGCAGGTGACCACGACGATGCGGGGCCATCACCGCGTGAAGGCGGGCTCCCGGAGCGCCAGTGCGGCCGTGGACTACGTCGAGGCGCTGTGTGACGAGCCCGGGAGCGACGCCGAGACGGACTTCCCGTTCGCCGTCACGGCCCGGCAGTTCGGCCCGCAGACCGGCGGCTCGCTCACGCTGGGCCACGGCAAGCCCGACGGGCGGCTCATCACCCTCGGCCGGGCGGACGTGCAGTCGGTCGACCCCGACGGAACCGTCACCGTCGAGCGCGAGATGAGCGCCGGCGGGAGCTACGACGCGCTGGGCGTCCCGAAGGAGGCCGGCGATGTCGCCGAGACGAAGCTGAAGGAGGGGCGGTGGTGGTATCCGACGGTGTACCGCGACAGCGAGGGCGCGACGAAGGGCACCTACGTCAACGTCTGTACGCCGGTCGAGATATTCCCGGACACCGCCCGCTACGTCGACCTGCACGTCGACGTCGTCAAACACGCCGACGGGACCGTGGAACGCGTCGACGACGACGAGCTCGACGCGGCGGTCGCGGCGGGCGACGTGCCCGAGGAACTGGCCGAGCAGGCCCGGAGCGTCGCGGCGGCGGTGGCGAGCGCGCTGTCGTAG
- a CDS encoding GntP family permease: protein MLTGIPLVVLLVGAVAFIIVATAKLDLHAFLTLLIAAYATALLGGIGPQSAANLVTEGFGDILAYIGIVILAGTIIGTVLERSGAAVVIAESILDVVGEEYTEEVMAVTGSVVSIPVFCDSGFVILSGLNRALAERSKLSLSTLAVALAGGLYVTHVFVPPTPGPIAAAGILGADIGLVMIAGIVISIPVTFVAAQWAQRVASRFHIDPNPERTVEEIKNEYGDLPSKGASFAPLIVPIVLIAIGSIAAFPSADDPAYITGPVQRWLLFVGDPAVALLAGAFVAFGIVPTYGSEIIDDWVSDGLKNAAVILAVTGAGGAFGNVLGELPFQDLVSNAFGGLGVGLLAAFVIAAALKTALGSSTVAILTTASLINPLLGTLGLAGELGRVFAVLAIGAGAMTVSHANDSYFWIITEFSDMETATAYRAWTLATLVLGVASIVWIIVVRNVTGMVF from the coding sequence ATGTTAACAGGTATTCCACTCGTCGTGTTGCTCGTCGGTGCCGTCGCCTTCATCATCGTCGCGACGGCGAAGCTCGACCTGCACGCGTTCCTGACGCTCCTCATCGCGGCCTACGCCACCGCGCTGCTCGGTGGCATCGGCCCGCAGTCGGCCGCCAACCTCGTCACGGAGGGCTTTGGCGACATCCTCGCGTACATCGGTATCGTCATCCTCGCGGGGACGATTATCGGGACGGTGCTCGAACGGTCGGGCGCGGCCGTCGTCATCGCAGAGAGCATCCTCGACGTCGTCGGCGAGGAGTACACCGAGGAGGTCATGGCTGTCACCGGCAGCGTGGTGAGCATCCCGGTGTTCTGTGACTCCGGGTTCGTGATTCTCTCGGGGCTCAACCGCGCGCTCGCGGAGCGCTCGAAGCTGTCGCTGTCGACGCTGGCCGTCGCGCTCGCTGGCGGCCTCTACGTGACCCACGTCTTCGTCCCGCCGACGCCCGGGCCCATCGCCGCCGCCGGGATTCTCGGGGCGGACATCGGGCTCGTGATGATCGCCGGCATCGTCATCAGCATCCCCGTCACGTTCGTCGCTGCACAGTGGGCCCAGCGGGTCGCCTCACGCTTCCACATCGACCCCAACCCGGAACGAACCGTCGAAGAGATAAAAAACGAGTACGGTGACCTCCCCTCGAAGGGCGCCTCCTTCGCGCCGCTCATCGTCCCCATCGTCCTCATCGCCATCGGGAGCATCGCCGCGTTCCCGTCGGCTGACGACCCGGCGTATATCACCGGCCCGGTCCAGCGCTGGCTCCTGTTCGTCGGCGACCCCGCGGTAGCGCTGCTGGCCGGGGCGTTCGTCGCCTTCGGTATCGTCCCGACCTACGGGTCGGAGATAATCGACGACTGGGTCAGCGACGGTCTGAAGAACGCGGCCGTGATTCTCGCGGTCACCGGAGCCGGCGGCGCGTTCGGCAACGTCCTCGGCGAACTCCCCTTCCAGGACCTCGTCAGCAACGCCTTCGGCGGGCTCGGGGTCGGGCTGCTCGCCGCGTTCGTCATCGCCGCCGCGCTCAAGACGGCGCTTGGCTCCTCGACGGTCGCCATCCTCACGACGGCGAGTCTCATCAACCCGCTGCTCGGGACGCTCGGGCTGGCGGGCGAGCTGGGGCGGGTGTTCGCGGTGCTGGCTATCGGTGCCGGCGCCATGACTGTGAGCCACGCCAACGACTCGTACTTCTGGATCATCACGGAGTTCTCGGACATGGAGACGGCGACCGCCTACCGGGCCTGGACCCTCGCGACGCTCGTGCTCGGCGTCGCCAGTATCGTCTGGATAATCGTCGTCAGGAACGTCACCGGGATGGTGTTTTGA
- a CDS encoding LVIVD repeat-containing protein, which translates to MRRRTLLQSLATASAGGAVGTASAHPLPTDDGSSTPAGTPTGGEPLGTLSLSGARELVTSPDGHTAYVATGAGIALVDVVSPSNPRLLAERTDLLADSADGPMQEVQDLALRDDRLLVVGPANPAEGAHGLVVFDVSDRQTPERVTAVELDTRVHNCDFDGRYAYVTANSRTDNPLVVVDTRTGEAVGSWSLGAADERWAEVSPSLRPLHDVTVRGDRAYLAYWDAGTWILDVSDPADISLVSRVRGRSREALAAVSDPRTERTEPPGNDHYVTVDEDATLLGVGGESWDRDDDGSGGPSGIELFDISDPRAPESLATVDPPPTSDPTRGGVLTTAHNFELTDGRLYSAWYEGGVRVHDVREPSQPREIFRWRDSSTTSFWTAQRGAGCFLAANTAALDSDISPGVYTFPDPAVGAPTRTENATGAGGDGFGIAAALAAVGLGAWRLARRQ; encoded by the coding sequence ATGCGTCGTCGCACCCTCCTCCAGTCGCTCGCGACCGCGAGCGCCGGCGGTGCCGTCGGCACTGCTTCCGCCCACCCGCTCCCCACCGACGACGGAAGTTCGACACCGGCCGGGACGCCGACCGGGGGCGAGCCGCTGGGGACGCTGTCGCTCTCGGGTGCCCGCGAGCTCGTCACCAGCCCCGACGGTCACACCGCCTACGTCGCCACCGGGGCTGGCATCGCTCTGGTCGACGTCGTCTCTCCGAGCAACCCCCGGCTACTGGCCGAGCGGACCGACCTGCTCGCCGACAGCGCCGACGGTCCGATGCAGGAGGTCCAGGACCTCGCCCTCCGGGACGACCGGCTGCTGGTCGTCGGTCCCGCAAACCCCGCCGAGGGCGCCCACGGGCTCGTCGTCTTCGACGTGAGCGACCGCCAGACGCCAGAGCGGGTCACCGCCGTCGAACTCGACACGCGTGTCCACAACTGCGATTTCGACGGGCGCTACGCTTACGTCACCGCGAACAGCCGCACGGACAACCCGCTCGTCGTCGTCGACACCCGAACCGGCGAGGCGGTCGGGTCGTGGTCGCTGGGTGCCGCCGACGAGCGGTGGGCCGAGGTCTCGCCCTCCCTCCGTCCGCTCCACGACGTGACGGTCCGGGGCGACCGCGCCTACCTCGCCTACTGGGACGCCGGGACGTGGATTCTGGACGTCTCCGACCCGGCGGATATCTCGCTCGTCTCCCGCGTTCGGGGGCGCAGTCGCGAGGCGCTCGCGGCCGTCTCGGACCCCCGGACCGAACGCACCGAACCGCCGGGCAACGACCACTACGTCACGGTCGACGAGGACGCGACGCTGCTGGGAGTGGGCGGGGAGTCCTGGGACCGCGACGACGACGGCAGCGGCGGCCCCAGCGGCATCGAGCTGTTCGACATCAGCGACCCGCGCGCACCCGAGTCGCTCGCGACCGTCGACCCGCCGCCGACGAGCGACCCGACGCGGGGCGGCGTGTTGACGACGGCGCACAACTTCGAGCTCACCGACGGCCGCCTGTACTCGGCGTGGTACGAGGGCGGCGTCAGGGTCCACGACGTGCGCGAACCGAGCCAGCCCCGGGAGATATTCCGGTGGCGCGACAGCTCGACGACCTCGTTCTGGACCGCCCAGCGGGGTGCGGGCTGTTTTCTGGCCGCGAACACCGCCGCCCTCGACTCCGATATCTCGCCGGGCGTCTACACGTTCCCCGACCCGGCCGTCGGCGCACCGACCCGGACCGAGAACGCCACGGGCGCGGGCGGCGACGGGTTCGGTATCGCCGCGGCGCTCGCAGCGGTCGGGCTGGGCGCGTGGCGACTCGCCCGCCGGCAGTAG